From the genome of Erythrobacter litoralis, one region includes:
- a CDS encoding DUF3617 domain-containing protein, which yields MKLNSLAIAAAGLGLAAAITLPDALFAQVDPPEMRPETGKYSADITVQEVDIPGAPPQMAGMMTRMMSRKTTYCLTEQDVEEGYRAITRRSQGEGGEDCTYDRFSMEDGELDAQMTCRVDGRTMTMNMEGTGTPTSSDITMTMKGDMGVGPGSIRMRVLHRRLGPC from the coding sequence ATGAAACTCAACAGCCTTGCGATTGCCGCCGCAGGATTGGGCCTCGCCGCGGCGATCACTTTGCCCGACGCGCTTTTCGCCCAGGTCGATCCGCCTGAAATGCGGCCGGAGACAGGTAAGTACAGCGCCGACATCACCGTGCAGGAGGTCGATATTCCCGGCGCCCCGCCGCAAATGGCGGGCATGATGACAAGGATGATGAGCCGGAAGACGACCTATTGCCTGACCGAGCAGGACGTCGAGGAAGGCTACCGCGCCATCACCCGACGTTCGCAGGGCGAAGGCGGCGAGGATTGCACCTATGATCGCTTCAGCATGGAAGACGGCGAACTCGACGCGCAGATGACGTGCCGCGTGGACGGTCGCACCATGACGATGAACATGGAGGGAACCGGGACGCCCACTTCTTCGGACATCACGATGACGATGAAGGGCGACATGGGCGTGGGGCCCGGATCGATCCGGATGCGCGTGCTCCACAGGCGGCTTGGCCCGTGCTGA
- a CDS encoding alpha/beta fold hydrolase, whose amino-acid sequence MAGENGAQDADREWRLTLPESELARRIALAREDYPEEEHGKPPLARLLGEFDFLAEPFRRMVRTIPVEPCDRPRTVMILPGFATQPRRMRYMAQHLERAGHTAKRWGLGFNWGPNEAKFERLEKRLLDLHERAGEPVVLLGWSLGGLFARELAKRHPHAVAKVITMGSPFSGSPRANNMWRVYQFITGHRVDQPPIDVDLQAKPPVETVAIWSPNDGAIAPRSAAGFPGERDRAIALRCTHMGYTYSPEAIRTVLAELRRTD is encoded by the coding sequence ATGGCGGGCGAGAACGGGGCGCAGGACGCCGACCGCGAATGGCGGCTGACCCTTCCCGAAAGCGAGTTGGCGCGCCGGATCGCGCTTGCGCGGGAGGATTATCCCGAGGAGGAGCATGGCAAGCCCCCGCTCGCACGGCTCCTGGGAGAGTTCGATTTTCTTGCCGAGCCGTTCCGGCGAATGGTGCGCACGATCCCGGTGGAGCCATGCGATCGCCCTCGCACGGTCATGATCCTGCCCGGCTTCGCCACGCAGCCCCGGCGCATGCGCTACATGGCGCAGCATCTCGAGCGGGCCGGCCACACCGCCAAGCGCTGGGGGCTCGGTTTCAACTGGGGGCCGAACGAGGCCAAGTTCGAGCGGTTAGAAAAGCGCCTTCTCGACCTTCACGAGCGTGCTGGCGAACCCGTGGTGCTGCTCGGCTGGAGCCTCGGCGGGCTGTTCGCGCGCGAGCTTGCCAAACGCCACCCGCACGCGGTCGCCAAGGTCATCACGATGGGTTCGCCATTTTCCGGGTCTCCAAGGGCCAACAATATGTGGCGGGTCTATCAGTTCATCACCGGGCACCGGGTCGATCAGCCGCCGATCGACGTCGATCTCCAGGCCAAGCCCCCGGTCGAGACGGTAGCCATCTGGAGCCCCAATGACGGCGCGATCGCCCCGCGCAGCGCCGCAGGCTTTCCCGGCGAGCGCGACCGCGCCATCGCGCTGCGCTGCACCCATATGGGCTACACCTATTCGCCCGAAGCAATCCGCACCGTGCTAGCGGAATTGCGCCGCACCGACTGA
- the uvrB gene encoding excinuclease ABC subunit UvrB, translating into MSQLVIRRGLDEPETGEDFTPHRPARPEKSMPGRKFKLVSDYEPAGDQPTAIRELTEGAREGEKTQVLLGVTGSGKTFTMAKVIEELQRPALVLAPNKILAAQLYGEFKSFFPENAVEYFVSYYDYYQPEAYVPRSDTYIEKESSVNEAIDRMRHSATRALLERDDVIIVASVSCLYGIGSVETYSAMIFDIKKDESVDQRELIRKLVALQYKRNDVAFARGSFRVRGDSLEIFPSHYEDTAWRVSFFGDEIEEISEFDPLTGKKGASLDKVRVYANSHYVTPGPTMKQAMEAIRFELAERLKEMEAEGRLLEHQRLEQRTNFDLEMIAATGSCAGIENYSRFLTGRLPGEPPPTLFEYLPENALLFVDESHQTVPQIGAMARGDHRRKLTLAEYGFRLPSCIDNRPLRFNEWDAMRPQTFCVSATPGPWEMEQTGGVFAEQVIRPTGLIDPPVDIRPVEDQVQDCIEESKKAAAKGYRTLVTTLTKRMAEDLTEFMHEAGVRVRYMHSDVETLERIELIRDLRMGVYDVLVGINLLREGLDIPECGLVCILDADKEGFLRSETSLVQTIGRAARNVDGRVILYADRITGSMERAMAETDRRREKQKAFNEEHGITPQTIRRQIADIVAHTASQDGVTVDTGDDEVNNLVGHNLRSYIEDLEKRMRDAAANLEFEEAGRLRDEIRRLEADELGLPDEEKKAPRVGRSNEGKPGTRKTRYGKTRYKKMGGKP; encoded by the coding sequence ATGAGCCAGCTTGTCATAAGAAGGGGCCTCGACGAACCGGAAACCGGCGAGGACTTCACCCCGCACCGCCCCGCTCGCCCCGAAAAGTCGATGCCGGGGCGCAAGTTCAAGCTCGTCTCCGACTACGAGCCGGCGGGCGACCAGCCGACCGCGATCCGCGAACTGACCGAGGGTGCGCGCGAAGGGGAAAAGACACAGGTACTGCTTGGCGTGACGGGCTCGGGCAAGACCTTCACCATGGCCAAGGTGATCGAGGAATTGCAGCGGCCCGCGCTCGTGCTCGCTCCGAACAAGATCCTCGCGGCCCAGCTCTACGGCGAATTCAAGAGCTTCTTTCCCGAAAACGCGGTCGAATATTTCGTCAGCTATTACGACTATTACCAGCCCGAAGCCTACGTGCCGCGCTCCGACACCTATATCGAAAAGGAATCGAGCGTGAACGAGGCGATCGACCGGATGCGCCATTCGGCCACGCGCGCACTGCTCGAACGCGACGACGTGATCATCGTCGCGAGCGTTTCGTGCCTCTACGGCATCGGCTCGGTCGAGACCTATTCGGCGATGATCTTCGACATCAAGAAGGACGAAAGCGTCGACCAGCGCGAACTGATCCGCAAGCTCGTCGCCCTGCAATACAAGCGCAACGACGTCGCCTTCGCGCGCGGGTCCTTCCGGGTGCGCGGCGACAGCCTCGAGATCTTCCCCTCGCATTACGAGGACACGGCCTGGCGGGTCAGCTTCTTCGGCGACGAGATCGAGGAGATCAGCGAATTCGATCCGCTCACCGGCAAGAAGGGCGCGAGCCTCGACAAGGTGCGGGTCTATGCCAATTCGCACTACGTGACGCCCGGCCCCACCATGAAGCAGGCGATGGAGGCGATCCGCTTCGAACTCGCCGAACGGCTCAAGGAGATGGAAGCCGAAGGCCGCCTGCTCGAACACCAGCGGCTGGAACAGCGCACCAATTTCGACCTCGAGATGATCGCTGCCACCGGATCGTGCGCAGGCATCGAGAATTACAGCCGCTTCCTCACCGGCCGGCTGCCGGGCGAGCCGCCGCCCACCCTGTTCGAATACCTCCCCGAAAACGCCCTGCTGTTCGTCGATGAAAGCCACCAGACGGTGCCGCAGATCGGCGCGATGGCGCGCGGTGACCACAGGCGCAAGCTGACGCTCGCGGAGTATGGCTTCCGCCTGCCTTCGTGCATCGACAACCGCCCGCTGCGCTTCAACGAATGGGACGCGATGCGTCCGCAGACCTTCTGCGTTTCGGCAACGCCCGGCCCGTGGGAGATGGAGCAGACAGGCGGCGTCTTCGCCGAACAGGTGATCCGCCCGACCGGCCTCATTGACCCGCCTGTCGACATTCGCCCCGTCGAGGACCAGGTCCAGGACTGCATCGAGGAATCGAAGAAGGCTGCGGCCAAGGGCTACCGCACGCTCGTCACCACGCTGACCAAGCGCATGGCCGAGGACCTCACCGAATTCATGCACGAGGCGGGCGTCAGGGTCCGCTACATGCACTCCGACGTCGAGACGCTGGAGCGCATCGAGCTGATCCGCGACCTGCGCATGGGCGTCTATGACGTCCTCGTCGGCATCAACCTTCTGCGCGAGGGGCTGGACATTCCCGAATGCGGGCTCGTGTGCATTCTCGATGCCGACAAGGAAGGCTTCCTGCGTTCGGAAACCTCGCTGGTCCAGACGATCGGCCGCGCCGCGCGCAACGTGGACGGGCGTGTGATCCTCTATGCCGACCGGATCACCGGCAGCATGGAACGCGCCATGGCGGAAACCGACCGGCGCCGCGAAAAGCAGAAGGCCTTCAACGAGGAACACGGCATCACCCCGCAGACGATCCGCCGCCAGATCGCCGATATCGTCGCGCATACGGCTTCGCAGGACGGCGTGACGGTCGATACCGGCGACGATGAGGTCAACAATCTCGTCGGTCACAACCTGCGATCCTACATCGAAGACCTCGAAAAGCGCATGCGCGATGCCGCAGCGAACCTGGAATTCGAGGAAGCGGGGCGCCTGCGCGACGAGATCCGCCGGCTCGAAGCGGACGAACTCGGCCTGCCCGACGAAGAAAAGAAGGCGCCGCGCGTCGGTCGGTCGAACGAGGGCAAGCCGGGAACGCGCAAGACCCGATACGGCAAGACCCGTTACAAGAAGATGGGCGGCAAGCCGTAA
- a CDS encoding circularly permuted type 2 ATP-grasp protein — MTAEAQQQSVHFDEMHDAEGNTREAYRDYCDWYLGQEQASLRRKDKEADDTFRRTGITFNVYGEDEAEERLIPFDIVPRIITAAEWRRLSRGIEQRVRALNSFLYDMYHRQEIVRAGRVPESLFRHNEAWLPNMVGFTPPGGIYTHIVGIDLVRTGPDEFYVLEDNARTPSGVSYMLENRETMMAMFPDLFSRVPVESVSDYPRRLARSLAACAPHGRGSGPGGKPTVAVLTPGIFNSAYFEHAFLADQMGAELVEGSDLRVVEGRVQMRTTRGYKPIDVLYRRVDDDYLDPLSFNPDSVLGVPGIMDVYRAGGITIANAPGTGICDDKAIYSFMPDIVEFYTGEKPLLPNVETWRCADPDSLAYVLDNLEELVVKEVHGSGGYGMLIGPTATRKEVAEFRKKLEAAPDNYIAQPTLSLSTCPIYTKKGLAPRHVDLRPFVLVSPNGVEITPGGLTRVALKKGSLVVNSSQGGGTKDTWVLKD, encoded by the coding sequence ATGACGGCCGAGGCGCAGCAACAATCCGTCCATTTCGACGAGATGCACGATGCCGAGGGCAATACGCGCGAAGCCTACCGCGATTATTGTGACTGGTATCTGGGGCAGGAACAGGCCTCGCTGCGCCGCAAGGACAAGGAGGCGGACGACACCTTCCGCCGCACCGGGATCACTTTCAACGTCTACGGTGAGGATGAGGCGGAAGAACGCCTGATCCCGTTCGACATCGTCCCGCGCATCATCACGGCGGCCGAATGGCGCCGCCTCAGCCGCGGGATCGAACAGCGGGTCAGGGCGCTCAATTCCTTTCTCTACGACATGTATCACCGCCAGGAGATCGTGCGCGCAGGCCGCGTGCCCGAAAGCCTGTTCCGCCATAACGAGGCGTGGCTGCCCAACATGGTCGGCTTTACCCCGCCTGGCGGGATCTACACCCATATCGTCGGGATCGATCTCGTGCGCACGGGGCCGGACGAGTTCTACGTGCTGGAGGACAATGCGAGGACGCCGTCCGGGGTCTCCTACATGCTGGAGAACCGCGAAACGATGATGGCCATGTTCCCGGACCTGTTCAGCCGGGTTCCGGTCGAATCCGTCTCCGACTATCCGCGCCGCCTCGCCCGCAGCCTCGCCGCCTGCGCGCCCCACGGCCGGGGCAGCGGACCGGGCGGCAAGCCGACGGTCGCGGTGCTGACGCCCGGCATCTTCAATTCGGCCTATTTCGAACACGCCTTTCTCGCCGACCAGATGGGCGCCGAACTGGTCGAGGGCAGCGACCTGCGCGTGGTCGAGGGCAGGGTGCAGATGCGGACCACGCGCGGCTACAAGCCGATCGACGTGCTCTATCGCCGGGTCGACGACGACTACCTCGACCCGCTCAGTTTCAATCCCGACAGCGTGCTGGGCGTGCCGGGCATCATGGACGTCTATCGCGCGGGCGGGATCACCATCGCCAATGCGCCGGGCACGGGGATCTGCGACGACAAGGCGATCTATTCCTTCATGCCCGACATCGTCGAATTCTATACCGGTGAGAAACCGCTTCTGCCGAATGTGGAGACATGGCGCTGCGCCGATCCCGACAGCCTCGCCTACGTGCTCGACAACCTCGAGGAACTTGTGGTCAAGGAGGTCCACGGTTCGGGCGGCTATGGCATGCTCATCGGCCCGACCGCGACCAGGAAAGAGGTGGCGGAATTCCGCAAGAAGCTCGAGGCTGCGCCCGACAACTACATCGCCCAGCCGACGCTCTCGCTGTCGACGTGTCCGATCTACACGAAAAAGGGTCTGGCCCCGCGCCATGTCGATCTTAGACCTTTCGTGCTCGTCAGCCCGAACGGGGTCGAGATCACGCCCGGCGGTCTCACCCGCGTCGCGCTGAAGAAGGGGTCGCTGGTGGTCAATTCCTCGCAAGGGGGCGGGACCAAGGATACTTGGGTGCTGAAGGACTGA
- a CDS encoding DUF3617 domain-containing protein, protein MRKAVIAASLAALLAACGGETEGSTDTAEGSSAGDDAASGGDLSMAEVAERAREGTVRPQPGQYRSQVELVDLDIPGAPPQAAEMMRGQMSQTTEFCLTQEDVEEGFRQLASQPQGGDCSFNKFDVDGGEIDAAMSCTNPGGGTVNISMQGTGRETSSEFTMRMSGDLGGTGEGSMTMKQTSERIGDCSAG, encoded by the coding sequence ATGAGAAAAGCGGTAATTGCAGCGTCACTCGCGGCGCTGCTCGCAGCGTGCGGCGGGGAAACCGAGGGCAGCACGGACACCGCCGAAGGCTCCTCGGCAGGTGACGATGCGGCGAGCGGCGGCGATCTCAGCATGGCCGAGGTGGCCGAGCGCGCCCGCGAAGGCACGGTCCGCCCGCAGCCCGGGCAATACCGCTCGCAGGTCGAACTGGTCGATCTCGACATACCCGGTGCGCCGCCGCAGGCTGCCGAGATGATGCGCGGGCAGATGTCGCAGACAACCGAATTCTGCCTCACCCAAGAGGACGTCGAGGAAGGTTTCCGCCAGCTCGCGAGCCAGCCGCAGGGCGGTGATTGCAGCTTCAACAAGTTCGACGTCGATGGCGGCGAGATCGATGCCGCGATGAGCTGCACCAATCCGGGCGGCGGGACGGTCAACATCTCGATGCAGGGCACCGGGCGCGAGACCTCTTCCGAATTCACGATGCGGATGTCCGGCGATCTCGGCGGGACCGGCGAAGGGTCGATGACGATGAAGCAGACGAGCGAGCGGATCGGCGACTGCTCGGCGGGCTGA